The Pyruvatibacter sp. HU-CL02332 genome includes a window with the following:
- the hisS gene encoding histidine--tRNA ligase — MAKKQKQFRPKARLPKGLRDLRADDVAARRAMLTTIMKVYESYGFDPLETSAFEYADALGKFLPDADRPNEGVFSFQDDDDQWLSLRYDLTAPLARMVAENYETVPKPFRRYQTGQVWRNEKPGPGRFREFTQCDADSVGAPEMAADAELCAMVSDALEAVGIPRGDYVVRVNNRKILDGVLETIGVPGGEEGALQRMTVLRAIDKLDRLGAEGVKLLLGEGRKDESGDFTKGAGLNSDQADTVLAFVGAGDEDRSKVLETLRGLVGTSETGLAGVAELEEIATLLDATGYGPDRILFDPAVVRGLGYYTGPVFEAELTFDVKDEKGNPIRFGSIGGGGRYDDLVSRFKGTPIPATGVSIGVDRLLSALEVLGRNKTKSLTPPVVVLPLDKDRMADYQRMVFDLRNAGIRAEMYLGGAGMRAQLKYADKRGAPVAVIQGSDEFEKGEITLKDLVLGAELSKEIEDNTTWREDQPAQVSVSADGLIQAVKDMLARPHMQA, encoded by the coding sequence GTGGCCAAGAAGCAAAAGCAGTTCCGCCCCAAGGCACGCCTTCCCAAAGGCCTGCGCGATTTGCGCGCCGATGATGTGGCGGCCCGCCGGGCCATGCTCACGACCATCATGAAGGTTTACGAGTCCTACGGGTTTGATCCGCTGGAAACATCCGCTTTTGAATATGCGGATGCCCTGGGCAAGTTCCTGCCGGACGCTGACCGTCCCAACGAAGGCGTCTTCAGCTTTCAGGATGATGACGATCAGTGGCTGTCTCTACGCTACGACCTGACAGCGCCGCTGGCGCGCATGGTGGCTGAAAACTACGAGACGGTGCCAAAACCCTTCCGCCGGTATCAGACCGGCCAGGTCTGGCGCAACGAGAAGCCCGGCCCCGGTCGCTTCCGCGAGTTTACCCAGTGTGACGCTGACAGTGTGGGCGCCCCGGAAATGGCAGCGGACGCGGAACTGTGCGCCATGGTTTCGGATGCACTTGAAGCGGTGGGGATTCCGCGTGGCGACTATGTTGTGCGCGTCAACAACCGCAAGATTCTGGATGGTGTGCTTGAAACAATCGGCGTGCCGGGGGGTGAAGAAGGTGCGCTCCAGCGCATGACCGTGCTGCGCGCCATCGACAAGCTGGACCGACTGGGTGCAGAGGGCGTGAAGCTGCTGCTGGGCGAGGGCCGCAAGGACGAATCCGGCGACTTTACCAAGGGCGCAGGCCTCAACAGCGATCAGGCCGATACGGTTCTGGCCTTTGTGGGCGCTGGCGATGAGGATCGCTCCAAAGTACTGGAGACCTTGCGTGGCCTCGTAGGCACCAGCGAAACGGGCCTGGCCGGTGTGGCTGAGCTTGAAGAGATTGCGACGCTTCTTGATGCAACAGGCTACGGCCCGGACCGCATCCTGTTTGATCCCGCAGTGGTGCGCGGCCTTGGCTACTATACGGGCCCCGTCTTTGAGGCAGAGCTGACCTTCGACGTGAAAGACGAAAAGGGCAATCCCATCCGCTTTGGCTCCATCGGTGGGGGTGGCCGCTATGATGATCTGGTCAGCCGCTTCAAAGGAACGCCCATTCCAGCCACCGGTGTCTCCATCGGTGTGGACCGTCTGCTGTCGGCGCTCGAAGTTCTTGGCCGCAACAAGACCAAATCACTGACGCCGCCAGTCGTGGTGCTGCCGCTCGACAAGGATCGTATGGCCGACTACCAGCGCATGGTCTTTGATCTGCGCAATGCGGGCATCCGTGCTGAAATGTATCTGGGCGGCGCCGGCATGCGGGCGCAGCTGAAATATGCGGACAAGCGCGGTGCGCCTGTGGCCGTCATCCAGGGCTCGGATGAGTTCGAAAAGGGCGAGATCACCCTCAAGGATCTGGTGCTGGGCGCAGAGCTGTCCAAGGAGATTGAGGACAACACCACCTGGCGCGAAGACCAGCCCGCACAGGTGTCCGTCTCCGCCGATGGCCTCATTCAGGCTGTGAAGGATATGCTGGCTAGGCCGCACATGCAGGCCTGA